One genomic window of Octopus bimaculoides isolate UCB-OBI-ISO-001 chromosome 2, ASM119413v2, whole genome shotgun sequence includes the following:
- the LOC106879467 gene encoding inward rectifier potassium channel 2 isoform X9, translating into MRNFLRPGKQFRLVSRGGHVNIKQTGISKRNQKFLSDFFTTLIDVKWRWNLLIFVVSFISSWLLFASYFYVLAHLHGDFEDDNPENWVPCIESVHSFTTAYLFSIETMTTIGYGSRYVSEECPGAVLGVLFESILGAAMQAAFCGLVIAKVKRGKKRSCTILFSKVACIMEEDLQYKFVFRVGDMRKSHLITASARGLFIKKSFSKSGNNIPVEYFNVNFKAEDGHNNLFLVWPTNVYHEIDEKSPFYNISRDSLRHENFEIIVMLQAVVSTTGRTVQAKTSYLPWDIIWGHRLEPLTTSIDINGSHIVDFTHFDTTYPVPTPWCSAQTFNYIIKSGRYTPELLLNRDDMGELIKETESTSAKKTYTLFGSIPDLTHRNWM; encoded by the coding sequence ATGCGCAATTTCCTTCGACCAGGTAAACAATTCCGATTAGTCAGTCGAGGTGGTCATGTAAACATCAAGCAAACCGGAATTAGCAAACGCAACCAGAAATTTCTGTCAGATTTCTTCACAACACTCATTGATGTCAAGTGGCGATGGAACCTTTTAATATTTGTGGTGTCATTTATTTCATCCTGGTTACTTTTTGCTAGTTACTTCTATGTTTTGGCTCATTTACATGGAGACTTTGAAGACGACAATCCAGAAAATTGGGTGCCATGCATAGAAAGTGTCCACTCTTTTACAACTGCTTACTTATTCTCAATTGAAACTATGACAACAATTGGATATGGCTCACGTTATGTATCAGAAGAATGTCCAGGTGCAGTTCTTGGAGTACTTTTTGAATCTATTCTTGGAGCAGCTATGCAAGCAGCATTCTGTGGTTTGGTCATAGCAAAAGTGAAACGTGGTAAAAAGCGTTCTTGCACAATATTGTTCAGTAAGGTAGCTTGTATCATGGAAGAAGATTTGCAATACAAGTTTGTATTTCGTGTGGGTGATATGCGGAAATCTCATCTGATCACTGCCAGTGCTCGaggtttatttattaaaaaaagtttttcaaAATCTGGCAATAATATTCCAGTAGAATATTTCAATGTGAATTTCAAAGCTGAAGATGGGCACAACAATTTATTTTTGGTCTGGCCGACCAACGTTTACCATGAAATTGATGAAAAATCACCGTTTTATAATATTTCACGGGATAGTTTACGTCATgagaattttgaaataattgtgaTGTTACAGGCTGTAGTCTCAACAACTGGTCGAACTGTACAAGCAAAAACTTCTTACTTGCCTTGGGATATTATTTGGGGACATCGTCTAGAACCATTAACAACATCCATTGATATTAATGGTTCACACATTGTAGATTTTACTCACTTTGACACCACATATCCAGTTCCTACCCCTTGGTGTAGTGCTCAGACTTTCAATTACATCATAAAATCAGGTCGATATACACCAGAACTGCTGCTAAACAGAGACGATATGGGTGAACTGATCAAAGAAACTGAAAGCACCTCAGCCAAAAAGACATATACATTATTTGGATCTATACCTGATCTAACACATCGAAATTGGATGTAG